One Kribbella sp. NBC_00662 genomic region harbors:
- a CDS encoding TlyA family RNA methyltransferase, whose translation MAKAAKRSRLDAELVRRGLARSREHASELIAAGKVKVSGTVAGKPATGVGSDAPIVVDTSEHEDPGYASRGAHKLIGALEAFPAVQVKGRRTLDAGASTGGFTDVLLRNEAAHVIAVDVGYGQLVWALQTDDRVTVMDRTNVRTLTLEDIGGEPVDLVVSDLSFISLTLVLPALIGVVKPDGDLVLMVKPQFEVGKERLGKGGVVRDPELRADAVRSVAAKAHDLGWGIEGVAASPLPGPSGNVEYFLWIRREAPVLDETMLQSAIENGPQ comes from the coding sequence GTGGCCAAGGCAGCCAAGCGTTCGCGGCTCGACGCCGAGCTGGTACGACGTGGCCTGGCGCGGTCACGTGAGCATGCGAGCGAGCTGATCGCGGCCGGCAAGGTGAAGGTGTCGGGCACCGTGGCCGGCAAGCCCGCGACCGGGGTCGGCTCGGACGCACCGATCGTCGTCGACACGTCCGAACACGAGGACCCCGGCTACGCGAGCCGCGGCGCGCACAAGCTGATCGGGGCGCTGGAGGCGTTTCCGGCGGTCCAGGTCAAAGGCCGCCGCACTCTCGATGCCGGTGCGTCGACCGGCGGGTTCACCGACGTACTCCTGCGAAATGAAGCGGCGCACGTCATCGCGGTCGACGTCGGGTACGGCCAGTTGGTGTGGGCGTTGCAGACCGACGACCGGGTCACGGTGATGGACCGGACCAATGTCCGGACGCTGACGCTGGAAGACATCGGTGGTGAACCGGTTGATCTCGTCGTCAGCGATCTCAGCTTCATCAGCCTCACGCTGGTCCTGCCGGCGCTGATCGGCGTGGTGAAGCCGGACGGCGATCTGGTGCTGATGGTGAAGCCGCAGTTCGAGGTCGGCAAGGAGCGGCTGGGCAAGGGCGGGGTGGTCCGTGACCCGGAGTTGCGGGCGGACGCCGTACGCTCGGTGGCAGCGAAGGCTCACGACCTGGGGTGGGGAATCGAAGGGGTGGCGGCCAGCCCACTGCCTGGTCCGTCAGGAAATGTCGAATACTTCC